The proteins below come from a single Candidatus Fermentibacter sp. genomic window:
- a CDS encoding TrmH family RNA methyltransferase, with protein MYEAVSQKSQGERDMSALPARLHSPGTTPLFILDNFRSAFNVGSAFRTAEAVSPAAVLLTGVCALPGNRKLAHSARGTQACVPWRYFERAGDAVMWARGTGRRVVALERTPDSIPLYEADFDASDAFLFGNEALGISPEALSASGLSVHFVQSGVRNCLNVSSVVAIVASEIQRRRLGCRIRLPRGGSLA; from the coding sequence ATGTACGAGGCCGTGAGCCAGAAGAGCCAGGGCGAGAGGGACATGTCAGCCCTCCCGGCGAGGCTGCACTCGCCCGGGACGACTCCCCTGTTCATCCTCGACAACTTCAGGAGCGCATTCAACGTGGGTTCCGCGTTCAGGACGGCCGAGGCGGTCTCCCCGGCGGCGGTGCTCCTCACCGGAGTCTGCGCGCTGCCCGGCAACAGGAAGCTCGCACACTCCGCCAGGGGCACGCAGGCCTGCGTGCCATGGCGCTACTTCGAACGCGCCGGGGATGCGGTCATGTGGGCCCGCGGCACCGGCCGCAGGGTAGTGGCCCTCGAGCGGACACCCGACAGCATCCCTCTCTACGAGGCGGACTTCGATGCCTCCGATGCGTTCCTCTTCGGCAACGAGGCGCTCGGCATCAGCCCGGAGGCGCTCTCCGCCAGCGGGCTCTCCGTGCACTTCGTGCAGTCCGGCGTGAGGAACTGCCTCAACGTGTCCAGTGTAGTGGCGATAGTGGCCTCCGAGATCCAGAGGAGGAGGCTCGGATGCCGGATACGGCTCCCCCGCGGCGGGAGCCTCGCGTAA